The proteins below are encoded in one region of Streptomyces roseirectus:
- the fxlM gene encoding methyltransferase, FxLD system, producing the protein MTAIDDSTARDADALRAGMVRALRDQDSITSEPVAAAFAAVPRHRFAPGAPLELAYDLHCTVPVKKDEHGLDISVMSAAHLQGVMLEQADIKPGMKVLEIGSGGYNAALIQELVGDHGMVTTADIDHDVIDRARRCLDDAGYRQVKTVLADGESGVPDSAPYDRIIVTAAAWDIPASWINGLTKNGRLVVPLTVHGTTRSIAFDREGDGLLSRSYRLARFVPMQGEGAAREERKVLLRDGVAVQTDDARVNLLPEALNHALGMPRLVRWSGAAYDLPDELELYLTLNLPTVARLHASTDVVESGLVEASALLGVPALVSEDSIAYRTRREDRDTDGFESGVVAHGPQAEALADQYVELLRRWAQNHRRRGAAEIRYLPGPAPSPLLEDAVPKRHGVVTVTWH; encoded by the coding sequence ATGACTGCCATTGATGACTCGACTGCGCGCGATGCCGACGCGCTCCGCGCGGGCATGGTCCGTGCACTCCGTGACCAGGACTCGATCACGTCTGAACCTGTCGCCGCCGCCTTCGCCGCTGTGCCCCGGCACCGGTTCGCCCCCGGAGCGCCTCTGGAGCTCGCCTACGACCTCCACTGCACCGTGCCGGTCAAGAAGGACGAACACGGCTTGGACATCAGCGTCATGTCCGCCGCGCACCTCCAAGGCGTGATGCTGGAGCAGGCCGACATCAAGCCCGGTATGAAGGTTCTGGAGATCGGCTCCGGCGGCTACAACGCCGCGCTCATCCAGGAACTCGTGGGCGACCACGGAATGGTCACCACCGCCGACATCGACCATGACGTCATCGACCGCGCCCGTCGGTGCCTGGATGATGCCGGGTACCGCCAGGTGAAGACGGTCCTCGCCGACGGCGAAAGTGGCGTCCCCGACAGCGCGCCGTACGACCGGATCATCGTCACCGCGGCTGCGTGGGACATCCCCGCGTCGTGGATCAACGGGCTCACGAAGAACGGTCGGCTCGTTGTCCCTCTGACCGTGCACGGCACCACCCGCTCCATCGCGTTCGACCGCGAAGGCGACGGGCTGCTGAGTCGTTCCTACCGTCTGGCGCGCTTCGTTCCCATGCAGGGCGAGGGGGCCGCTAGGGAAGAGCGGAAGGTACTGCTGCGCGACGGTGTCGCTGTGCAGACCGACGACGCTCGGGTAAACCTCCTCCCGGAGGCGCTTAATCATGCCCTGGGCATGCCCAGGCTGGTGCGCTGGTCGGGGGCGGCCTACGACCTGCCCGACGAACTGGAGCTGTACCTCACGCTGAACCTGCCGACCGTGGCCCGACTGCATGCGTCCACGGACGTCGTCGAGAGCGGGCTCGTGGAGGCATCGGCCCTGCTCGGTGTGCCGGCGCTGGTCAGCGAGGACAGCATCGCGTACCGCACCCGTCGAGAGGACCGGGACACCGACGGCTTCGAGAGCGGCGTGGTCGCTCACGGCCCGCAGGCCGAAGCTCTCGCGGACCAGTACGTGGAACTGCTCCGGCGCTGGGCCCAGAACCACCGCCGCCGGGGAGCGGCTGAGATCCGCTACCTGCCGGGCCCCGCTCCGTCCCCGCTGCTCGAGGACGCAGTGCCGAAGCGGCACGGCGTCGTCACGGTGACCTGGCACTAA
- a CDS encoding FxLD family lanthipeptide yields the protein MTVHLERPLVQPIAEQEEPGQDDFDLDITIVEGGPAADQLIRLTNDGCGSTCASACTSCP from the coding sequence ATGACCGTTCATCTGGAGCGCCCGCTCGTGCAGCCGATCGCCGAGCAGGAGGAGCCCGGACAGGACGACTTCGACCTGGACATCACGATCGTCGAGGGCGGCCCCGCGGCGGACCAGCTCATCCGTCTGACGAACGACGGCTGCGGCTCGACGTGCGCGTCCGCGTGCACGAGTTGCCCGTAA